The following proteins are encoded in a genomic region of Micromonospora olivasterospora:
- a CDS encoding DUF2314 domain-containing protein, whose product MLITDDFLPVPVPESLSATYLVPTRGLPRVGPKAAVRGLAGRLAEPVHGLATQMLDSPLMSVDTRPIGEFPELPPDLLAAFGASEAQLDRLAAATHLVVVQAEYRPGWPPAHEWAARAVAAAVAERSGGDVVDVFGLQFLDPAAALRSLPDAQGRVRLIDWILVPYSSDADGLWFTTKGLRRFGLLELQTQGVPDHLTRAWGAVMTGAARRLLREWTDGLAGEEVPAFVQLPVLATVTGHDIAVAYGNPEQHGATAPVLLRLELDPATDPEADSFLSLRPPPGHPGPAGRYFAAACATLFAGIQPDVRYTRPGDAMSRAIATARAGLDDVRARFLAGALPPESQLVVKYGLPGDDGPEYVWAGVASWDSPERITGASASDAANDPSVRIGSPVVVEAADVVDWAVLDGTGVIEGGWTQAVLDAGESPA is encoded by the coding sequence ATGCTCATCACGGACGACTTCCTGCCGGTCCCCGTCCCGGAGTCGCTCAGCGCGACCTACCTGGTGCCGACGCGGGGGCTGCCGCGGGTCGGTCCGAAGGCCGCCGTCCGGGGGCTGGCCGGCCGGCTCGCCGAGCCGGTGCACGGGCTGGCGACGCAGATGCTGGACAGCCCGCTGATGAGCGTGGACACCCGGCCGATCGGCGAGTTCCCCGAGCTGCCGCCGGACCTGCTCGCCGCGTTCGGGGCGAGCGAGGCGCAACTCGACCGGCTCGCCGCGGCCACCCACCTCGTCGTCGTGCAGGCGGAGTACCGGCCGGGCTGGCCGCCGGCGCACGAGTGGGCGGCGCGTGCGGTGGCCGCCGCGGTCGCCGAGCGCTCCGGCGGGGACGTGGTGGACGTCTTCGGCCTGCAGTTCCTCGACCCGGCGGCGGCGCTGCGGTCGCTGCCCGACGCGCAGGGGCGGGTTCGCCTGATCGACTGGATCCTCGTGCCGTACTCCTCCGACGCCGACGGGCTGTGGTTCACCACGAAGGGGCTGCGGCGGTTCGGGCTGCTGGAGCTGCAGACCCAGGGGGTACCCGACCACCTGACCCGGGCCTGGGGCGCGGTGATGACCGGGGCGGCCCGGCGGCTGCTGCGGGAGTGGACCGACGGTCTGGCCGGCGAGGAGGTGCCCGCGTTCGTGCAGCTGCCGGTGCTCGCCACGGTCACCGGGCACGACATCGCGGTGGCGTACGGCAACCCGGAGCAGCACGGGGCGACCGCGCCGGTGCTGCTGCGGTTGGAACTGGACCCGGCGACCGACCCGGAGGCGGACTCGTTCCTGAGCCTGCGCCCGCCGCCCGGGCACCCGGGGCCGGCCGGCCGGTACTTCGCCGCGGCCTGCGCCACCCTGTTCGCCGGCATCCAGCCGGACGTCCGCTACACCCGCCCCGGGGACGCGATGAGCAGGGCGATCGCCACCGCCCGGGCCGGCCTGGACGACGTCCGGGCCCGGTTCCTGGCCGGCGCGCTGCCGCCGGAGTCGCAGCTCGTCGTCAAGTACGGCCTGCCCGGCGACGACGGACCCGAGTACGTCTGGGCCGGCGTGGCCTCGTGGGACTCCCCGGAGCGGATCACGGGCGCCAGCGCCAGCGACGCCGCCAACGACCCGAGCGTCCGGATCGGCTCCCCGGTGGTGGTCGAGGCGGCCGACGTCGTCGACTGGGCAGTCCTCGACGGCACAGGCGTGATCGAGGGCGGCTGGACGCAGGCCGTCCTGGACGCCGGCGAATCCCCCGCCTGA
- a CDS encoding leucyl aminopeptidase: MTSPSTTLSLVDTDPAELAVDAIVIGLYSQSGEQAADAGPAGALLLASGAESIAAAFDGKLTETLALLGATGAPGEVVKLATLGTVTAPVVVAVGLGGEPTGAAPAPEALRRAAGSAVRALAGARRVALSLPLPDDADAAAALRAVAEGALLGGYRFAGYKTRPQPARREPVAEVLVAVPDAGDASAQAEVTRAQAVTNAVRLTRDWVNTAPNLLRPPAFADAVAEAAREAGLGVEVLDEAALAAGGYGGILAVGQGSEAPPRLVKLTYTPEGGGNGKRVALVGKGITFDTGGVSIKPAQGMWEMKSDMGGAAAVGAAMLAIAALKPSVAVTGYLPMAENMPSGTSYRPGDVISMYNGKQVEVLNTDAEGRMVLADAIARACEDGTDYLFETSTLTGGQVISLGKRIAGVMGTPELCERVKAAGEATGEPAWPMPLPDDVRKGMDSDVADISQVNAGMDRAGHMLQGGVFLREFVTDDVAWAHIDIAGPSYHSGEATGYWTKGGTGVPVRTLVHLVEDIAANA, from the coding sequence GTGACATCGCCCAGCACCACCCTCAGTCTGGTCGACACCGACCCCGCCGAACTCGCCGTCGACGCGATCGTGATCGGCCTCTACAGCCAGAGCGGGGAGCAGGCTGCCGATGCCGGCCCCGCCGGCGCGCTGCTGCTGGCCAGCGGCGCCGAGAGCATCGCCGCGGCCTTCGACGGCAAGCTCACCGAAACGCTGGCGCTACTCGGCGCGACCGGCGCCCCGGGTGAGGTCGTCAAGCTGGCAACCCTGGGCACGGTCACCGCCCCGGTCGTCGTCGCGGTCGGGCTCGGCGGCGAGCCGACCGGCGCCGCCCCCGCGCCGGAGGCCCTGCGCCGGGCGGCCGGGTCGGCCGTGCGGGCCCTGGCCGGGGCGCGCCGGGTGGCGCTGAGCCTGCCGCTGCCCGACGACGCCGACGCGGCGGCCGCGCTGCGGGCGGTCGCCGAGGGCGCGCTGCTCGGCGGGTACCGCTTCGCCGGCTACAAGACGCGGCCGCAGCCGGCTCGGCGGGAGCCGGTGGCCGAGGTGCTGGTCGCCGTCCCCGACGCGGGCGACGCGAGCGCCCAGGCCGAGGTGACCCGGGCGCAGGCCGTGACGAACGCGGTCCGGCTCACCCGGGACTGGGTGAACACCGCTCCGAACCTGCTGCGCCCGCCGGCGTTCGCCGACGCGGTGGCCGAGGCCGCCCGCGAGGCGGGGCTGGGCGTCGAGGTGCTGGACGAGGCGGCTCTGGCGGCCGGCGGCTACGGCGGCATCCTCGCCGTCGGCCAGGGCTCGGAGGCCCCGCCGCGCCTGGTCAAGCTGACCTACACCCCGGAGGGCGGCGGCAACGGCAAGCGGGTCGCGCTGGTCGGCAAGGGCATCACCTTCGACACGGGCGGCGTCTCGATCAAGCCCGCGCAGGGCATGTGGGAGATGAAGTCCGACATGGGCGGCGCGGCGGCCGTCGGCGCCGCCATGCTGGCGATCGCCGCGCTGAAGCCGTCGGTCGCGGTGACCGGGTACCTGCCGATGGCCGAGAACATGCCGTCCGGCACCAGCTACCGGCCGGGCGACGTGATCAGCATGTACAACGGCAAGCAGGTGGAGGTGCTCAACACCGACGCCGAGGGCCGGATGGTCCTCGCCGACGCCATCGCCCGGGCCTGCGAGGACGGCACCGACTACCTGTTCGAGACCTCCACCCTGACCGGCGGGCAGGTCATCTCGCTGGGCAAGCGGATCGCCGGCGTGATGGGCACCCCGGAGCTGTGTGAGCGGGTGAAGGCCGCCGGCGAGGCCACCGGCGAGCCGGCCTGGCCGATGCCGCTGCCGGACGACGTGCGCAAGGGCATGGACTCCGACGTCGCCGACATCTCGCAGGTCAACGCCGGCATGGACCGGGCGGGCCACATGCTCCAGGGCGGGGTCTTCCTGCGCGAGTTCGTCACGGACGACGTGGCCTGGGCGCACATCGACATCGCCGGCCCGAGCTACCACTCGGGCGAGGCGACCGGCTACTGGACCAAGGGCGGCACGGGCGTCCCGGTCCGCACCCTGGTCCACCTGGTCGAGGACATCGCGGCGAACGCCTGA